The genomic segment TCTCTACGAAGGTGGCATTCACGTGTTCTTCTTCGTGATTGTTTGGGATGAAAAATTGTTCGTTATTGTCACCAGAGGGATTCCTGGATTTTTTCCTCCGCCTTATAAAGCAGAGGGTCGCCCCTGCCAGGATTGCCAAAAGGGCTACAACAGCGCCTATTGTGATGGGGATAGTTTGAGTGTCGAACACCTGCGTCTCTGCCAGATTGCTTTCCAGTGGTTTGGTCGGTTCTGTAGAAAAGCTTTCCTTTGTGCTTGCAGAGAATGTGTTTTGCTTGGTTGTCTGAGCACTTACAGGGGTTACAGTGACCGTCGTGGTAGCCGGAATAAGTGTTTTCGTAGTGTGGAAAACTGTGAATTGCTCTGTCGTGTGTGATGATGCAAAAGGTAAGGTGGTGCTCTCTATGGAATCCTCGTCATTGTTGTAGTTTAAATCTGGGTCTGTTGACTGTGGTGTGTCTGTGGACGCTTCAGCCGTAGTAGCTGTACTTTTTCGCCGAGTTGAAGGTCTGGCAGCCGTTGTTTGTTCAGTTGTAATTTCTGTATCAAATGGTAAAGTCGTAATTTCTGTATCATAAGGTAAAGTACTTGGATCGGAAGCAAGAGCTTCTTCGTTGTTTTTTGTCAGTGTTGTGGCCCCAGAGTCATCAAGTTCTGAAAATGGAGTTTCATCCGTTGCTGGCTGTAAAGTCGAAATTTCAGATCTGATGTGACTCATAAACAGAGTATCCCCCTCATCCGATTTCAGGGCTGAAAATTCCGCAGGTGTCGCGAGCAAAACAGTCAAGGCTGGTTTATTTGAAGCTCCTGCAGAAGTCAAGAGTGTGGTCTCTCCCTGCTCCTCACCCAGAGATGAATCCGTTGTTGGTACGTGTTCGGTTgtaatttcattcacaaaatgaGTACTCGGAGGTGGGTTGTCTGTGAAAGGCCCACTGAATTCCTCTGTTGTGCTCCCTTCCAAAAGCTCATCATCTTGCATGGCATCCTTTCCACCACCGGAGCCTGGCCGTCCTGTGCCTGGAAGATTCCTGGTATAGGAAATACCGTCAGGTTCTGTTGGACTGAGACTGGAAGCAGACATTCTCGCATCGTTTTTGGAGGCAGGATTCCCACTGGGTGCTTCTTTTCTTACACGTTTTCCTCCAACACCCTTCTCTGTAAAAATACAGACAGGTTGGCTTGGCTATATTTCGAAAATCTGTATAACCCTGTCACAGAAATAATTTTGGCACATTGACATCAATCTCTTTCCTTTATTGCCTGATAAACAACAGTATAAAACTTGCATACTTGCTACTCTTTACAAACCTTGTTCTTCGCCTGGGACCAAGTGAAGCTGGCTGTAGTTTTCCACCTCAGGAAATTTGGTCGTATTTGCTCCTGCATCTAGTTGGCGGAAAACCAAATTCCTTTGGCCATGTTGTGCCTTGAGATAAAACACATGCACTTcataaacaagttaataaatgtcagcgattttttttttactctattttctaCAAATTCAGAAGTATTTATATGGTTTCCTATTGTGACATACATTTTTAATAGCTAAGAAACGCGTGAAGGTTATgtaggaatatctctctctctctctctctctctctctctctctctctctctctacaaacacacacgcacacacacatatacacatttatatacatatggagTTAATGAACATGTTTCACAGAcgtaaatttctgactaacaccGGGAACGAACCCTGGCCTTCCGAGTGactggcctgtcactcgggagccGAGGTTCATTCCCGGTGTgagttaggtatatatatatatatatatatatatatatatatatatatatatatatatatatagagagagagagagagagagagagagagagtgcgtgtgtgtgtatttcaaacTTACCAAAAATTCTGCACTGGGATCATCCTCTTCAGGAACACCACCTTCTGTTCCTACTTCAGTCCCCATCTCGCCATTAGGAGGCCATCTTGGACTGGTGACGTCGGTAACGTTGTTGGTGTACTTCCCTTTGCATGCTGCAGAATAAAAAGACACTTGTAAAACCTGACagcaaaatgagaaacaaaagatagattaccaaataaaataaataaaagagatgtTGCTAAGCATAGCGTTTCAGGTACAAAGGACAATAGGAGTGGAGGCCACCCCCCAACCTCCCTCACTCAAGGCTGCTCCACTTCCTCACAGTTTAGAAGCCGATTCCATTTTTGTTCTCAGTTGCCAAAGCTTGGAATTCCTTTCCTGCTTCCTATCGCCAAAGTCTGACAGTCTTCCCAGCCTGAGGAGGCGCGGGTCTATCGATAACTAAGTTTtgaaatcgagtttttttttttccttccgtcGCGTCAGAGCTAGATAAGGACACCGAATTGCCCGTCCCCTTGGCCTCTGCGACTAAAACGAACTGTAACTTGAGTCACTTCTGCGACTAAAACGAACTGTAACTTGAGTCACCTCTGCGACTAAAATGAATTGTAAATTGAGTCATTTATGTGACTAAAACGAACTGTAACTTGCGTCACTTCTGCTACTAAAACGAACTGTAACTTGCGTCACTTCTGCTACTAAAACGAACTGTAGCTTCAGTCACTTTTGCCACTAACATTATTTGTAATTTGATTCACTTCTGAAACTAAAACGAACCGTAACGTCAGCCCTTTGCCCTTTTCTTGCGAGGGAGAACGGAAACCAGTCCTGAATTGGAGGGGACAAGTAAAACCACAaattcatcacaagcaatttagTGAGATACACCACTTCAGTGGTTAGTGATCTTGGTTTTATCTTCAGAATGGTCGAGTTGGTTCCCTGGTTATGATTGATTTCGAAATAGTTGAGTTGGATTTTCATAATCACCGTAGAAATAGTTAATTTGGTTAATTTGATTATTCTCAGACGGGTTATGGAGATAATCATTGATTATTTTCAAGTAGACCTTTATTAAGTAAGTGGATCCCCAATAATGACCTTCAGACTTGTTGCCTGGACTTCCAGTAATTACTCACAGAATGGTTGAATGAATCCCCATCAGTTATCTtcaaaattgttgaaaataccCCCTTAAGTTTGTACGTTTCTCCAAGTGACAGGTCCCTGACTGATGTAATCCTCTGCATATCACTGAACAGGAAGAAACATCCgtcaagttttcatttcagctccATTCAGGAACTGAGGACAACTGACTAATGGATTTGAATAGATTTCCTAGATATGGTAAACGAAACGTCATAAGTTTCGAGCttgtgatggaaaaaaaatcctaattttttttttttactattcaagGAAGTAGGTTTGATGGAAAGCCATTTTTACGCAAATAAGAATGTAAGAAAGCAAGCTCCTGATGAAGGTCAAACCAGTATGCACTCAGACAAAGTGCAGTGTAACAAAGTTCTGCCCAAACTAGTAATTgctcttttactgaaaacttcaGTAGAAAACTCACCACTTTCAACAAAAATTGCCAGCTCATTATCAACTTCAGTCTCCAGGGACCGTTCTACGTTAGGATGAGCATTGTCCTTTTAATCAAGACATAAATGTGAATGAGAGAAGTCCCTCAATACAGCAAAAATGAGCTACAGAAAGAGGAAGCACTTTCGGTGCTGTATCACAGCTTTTTCATTGCGATTGCAGAATTTATGTGTTGTGTAGTAGATCAACGCTTTCTAGGTGCTGTATTAAGCTTCCTTAGTGCTATAGCAGTGATATTTCGTACTTCTAAAGGACCAAACAAGACTGTGCTTTCTCGGTACTATCGTAAGCTTTCTGGGTATTGAAAGGGATTTCTCTTACGGCAACACAAAGCTTTCTCATTGctgaaataaacttaattttttagcAATGTTTTAACTTCGTTATTGTAAGAATAACCAAGCCTAAGCTTTCTTGGTGTTATAAGAAGGCTTCTTTGTATTATGGCAAGCCAGAACTTTCTTGGTGCAAGCCCTTTTTCTGTGCTATTGCAGGCTTTCTCTGGTCTATGGTAGCAATAGTCTATGGTGTAGTAAAACAAAAGCTAGCTTTGTTCGTGCTTCACTAGGGTTTCTCTGTGCTTTGCCAAGAGAGTTTTTCAGTGCAAGGGATTTTCTGTTGCTATAGCAAGACGAGGGTTTCTTGGCGCTGTGGTTAGCATTCTCAATACTATACTGTACTGGCTTTCGTGCTGTTAAGGTAAGCTCTCTCAGTACTATGGCTACATTGGTACTGGTACCATAATAAGTGAAAGATTTCTAAGCGTTTCAGTAAGTGCTATAGGATACGTTACTCTGTGCTGTAGTAAGACAAGGACATTCATTGGTATAAGTATTGTTACTCTGCTAGCGCAAGAAAAGGGTTTCTCAGCGGTTTAGCATTGTTGCCCTGCCTGAGCATAACGAAGCCTTTTAGGGTCTAGGTAAGCTTTCTTATTGCTATAATAGAATTTACCTTCGCCATAACAATTCATGGCTTTTGCGTGCTTCAGAGAGCTTCCCCAGTGCTatagcagttttttttctgtttttgtaacaCAAAGATTTCTCATTGTGGCAGTAGGCCATGTCGCTGCCACTGCATTGGTAACAGTGATCCAAGCAGAGCTTTTCCCTTGCTGTAGCAAGCTTTCTGTATTACTGTAGATTTGCCTTGTGCTTAGAGCAAAATAAAGCAATTTTAGTGCAAGCAGTCTCAGTACTGTAGTGAGCTTTGTCAGCGCTATAGCAGGGTTACTCTGTGTTGTGGTAAGACAAATCTAGTTTTGGTGTCTCTGtgtcataggaaaaaaaaaaaacagtaaatagcTGGTTAATCTGCTGCTATAGCATGATAAAGCGTTCACTTGAGTCCATTCACGTCAAAGGTAAATTTCCCATATTCACTTTTCTCACATGTTCATGCACTTGTCACAGAAATGTACACGCGAATTATTAGAATTCACAAACTATATTTCCTGGCGTACTCTCTATAGATTGCATAAGTCTCCCTAACTGAATCTTGTAGAAGGATGCTTGAGTAGCATGAAAGAACagcggccacacacacacacacacacacgcatatatatatatatatatatatatatatatatatatatatatatatatatatatatatatatatataattctgtattctgtacaGGTGCACATTGGGGCTCTTCTGTAGTTCCCTCAGTGCATACCCTGTCAGACCATTGGATGAGTCAGTAGAGTTTTCGGCTAGccctctgctaggcccgagttcgagtctccgaccggccaatgaagaattagaggaatttatttctggtgatagaaattcatttctcgctataatgtggttcggattccacaataagctgtaggtcccgtttctaggtaaccaatgggttcttagccacgtaaaataagtctaatccttcgggccagccctaggagagctgttaatcagctcctcagtggtctggttaaactaaggtatacttaacttttctcaacCACACTATCACCGGCGTGGTGCAGTATATTACAAAAAGGCAAATCTTTCCTAAATACTCTTTCCCATTTGTGCCTCATCCCAGCTCCCTTGTCATCGGGCAAAGACCAGTCTCTATATTTCTGAGACTAGTCTGTCTCCAGTGTTCAAACCACCGCCAGAAATATTCAATCCGTCAGTCAGTTATTTAATCCTTTCTCTTAGTTAGCTCCGacaactccattttttttatcgttcgcCCTCACTATTTTTGGCTTTTTCCTCAGTGTTACCCTTTGTTATGGTTCACTCCTTTCTCCGCTGTTAGCCTTCTTTGTCTGTGTATTGTAATGTTCGTTTCCCGTCTTTACTAAATAAAAAGACAGGTGCAGAATTTTTTGGAGCGGGACAGGAGCAGAATGACATCCAAAAGAATGAGTGAACTTGGTtcggttcagagagagagagagagagaattcttagtTCATTGAAAGACTAGTTAAACTGCTTTGATAAATTTTACTGCAATGTTCTAACAATCATGAACTGATGGGCGATCCTTATGGCAAAGTTGACTGAATTGTCGGCAGTTTTGTTTGAGTTGTATTATAATTCTCTTCGCTGACTTTGTTGTGGGTCATCTTAACCTACGAAATTCTAGGCATTCAATCCTCTTCGTTGTATGCGCATTGGTATACAATGAACGAATAATTGTAATGGTTCAagaattatcttttaaaatatttaatacatgcAGCGCTACTCATTTCttaccttttttcatatttttttcttacaaacttTATATGCACCTCGCTTTCCCTCGTTTTCCGTCAAATCTAGTCTGCCTCCGTCTGCAAGCCCCTAAAGTAATTCAGGTTTCATCATGAAATTCTCCGAAGACTTGGCAGCACGCTAAAACCACCTCACACACTTTCATTACTCTTCCAACTACATCTCAGTCAAgagttcgtatttttttttttcttgcgtacTAAAATCCCACCTTTTTGTCATAATTCCTTATGTTAGGTTAGCTTTAGCGTATGCCTATTTTGAATTCTCAAAAGAAGACGCCCTCTTTAACACAGTTAGGAACCATTTAGTTGGCATGCACTTAGTAAACATAATATCTTCCCAGTTTTTCCTGGAACCCAGTTCTATATATGGAGAATTGTCAATAGTGTTGTTTCCCGAACATTTCATGATGGACTCCGTTGAGATATTTACCTATGACATACTCCTCCCAAAAGCTATTTTAAGAAAGGTGAAAAATGGCGAGAGAGTTCTATTTGCTGCGTCACTTGTATCTCCTAAAATTCAGTGCACCAGAATTCGGCGAAGTTATGATTATCCTGGCGCCACTAGGCTCACCTATACTCACGTTAATGTTTTCGTTACTTTCATCTGCATTTTATCCATATACATTGATGCTATTTTCCAACTCATCAGTAGTTTAAGCATGTTACAATTTTATATGAGTTTGTGGTAACTTTTCCTCTTTTGTAAAACACATATGGTAACTAAGGACAACTCAGTTGTTGGTTTTAAGCAACTGTAGACGTCACATGCCCTcgaattacagaaaacatacctTTTAAGCTACTCATTACTATTCCAGGGATCTTACCGTAAACACTGTAGGTTCGAAGGAGGTAAATGTTTCAGAAACTGTGAGCCCTGCAAGAGTAAGTTCACCAATTCACTCACGAAAACGAAGTAATTCCACCAAGGGGGAAAATCTAGATATATCTTAATATTGCGTGATGACTTCCAAACGACTTGAGAGATAATTGTGGCGAAAACGCTTCGCAAACTCATGAACTGAGTACTTACATGACACCAGCACGACAACGTAAACCAACAGCAGTCTGGTCCATTTCCAGGGGTCTCTCGCAAACATTCTGGCCGTCTTGATCTCTCCCGTTTTCTTTCCGCGTTCTCTCACGCTGCAGAATCCATAGACCTTGTGCTGTATATCCCTTGTAGACGAACGAATGCCAAACCGAAACCGTCAGGAAACTGTGATCTCGTTTGCGGAATGGAAGCGCCGTGCGTTGCAGACTGGCCGCGCccgtgaaaaatataaaatgccagACAAAACGGAGCGAGGATGAATACAACACCGTTGTTATCAAGAATAAAATCAACACGACGTCATCGGATATAAGACATCCTGTGCTGCAAGTAATCGGCCAGCTACTTGGTCACGAGTGACTACGAGATTCTTTTCTCATTCAGCTCGTTTTCTCAGAGAAATTAGATGGCATGAAGGTGTGTTCTGTTAGGAGACTATAACGCACAGCCCAGATCCCAAGGGAGGAAGGCACGAGGCATAGGCTACACCCCTTAGTTTTGTTACTcgtagatgaaaatataattttccgttTCATCTTCCTCTGGAAACTTAATCATAacgaataattctctctctctctctctctctctctctctctctctctctctctctctcacacacacacaattttttttaagattattttgtaCAGCGTCACTAATAGACTTTCCTGTTCCGATAACAGCACTCGCCTGCGGTATAGGTGAAGCATCTTCTGGGGGTGATAACGCGCTTGCATTTCCGGGCTGCTAGTACGAGTAAGCGCCTGAACTGACATAAGTCAACTCACTATAAAATACAGCAGCAACTTCTGCTTTCATGGACAAGCCTTAGATCATTTCAGTTAATAGCTAGTTTTGGTCACTGAAACGAAGTTCATGTTTCCGGTCGTCATTCAGAGGATATTGACAGTGGTGTCAGACAGAGGTCAAAACATCATatcacacccccacccccctcacattgtttgacttattttacaGTCGTCACGCCAGATAATTCCTAATCAGTCTATTTATTTGTCTTGAGCTAATTTAGTTTGTTCTGTAAGCTGAACTGTCAGACAGGACTAAAGTTCGCGTTTGTGACAGCTATAAGCACACATTGTTGGTCTAGCATTGCTCTCTCTTAGTAGTTAAAATCGTGCTCATGCGCGCTTTTAGCTCTTTTAAGATAACATATTGTCAGGTACACTGAATCTGCGTTAACAGTGAGTAATAAAATGAACTGGTGACATTTTAAGGAAAAACTTCCACATAAATGTCAACATTTTGCAAAAGACGTTGTAGGCTACTACCCCAGATTCTGACAAGTTGCGCAAAACCTATGCAATTCTCAATTTGTACATCTACAGATATATCCTGATTCTTGGCGAAACTGAATATTCGCCCTATTACCGGATGTTTTTCtaacataaaattcaaaatagcaAAGTAAACCATTAATCCTcgttggaaagataaaaaaaaacttagcttCGAAAATGAAATACCTAAAGAAAACAATGTTTGGAACTTGCGTTACACGTCTTATATAGCGCATTACAGATGTTTGCCTCTTACAATAATATACTGCCTATTATA from the Macrobrachium rosenbergii isolate ZJJX-2024 chromosome 43, ASM4041242v1, whole genome shotgun sequence genome contains:
- the LOC136828915 gene encoding uncharacterized protein isoform X2 yields the protein MFARDPWKWTRLLLVYVVVLVSSCKGKYTNNVTDVTSPRWPPNGEMGTEVGTEGGVPEEDDPSAEFLAQHGQRNLVFRQLDAGANTTKFPEVENYSQLHLVPGEEQEKGVGGKRVRKEAPSGNPASKNDARMSASSLSPTEPDGISYTRNLPGTGRPGSGGGKDAMQDDELLEGSTTEEFSGPFTDNPPPSTHFVNEITTEHVPTTDSSLGEEQGETTLLTSAGASNKPALTVLLATPAEFSALKSDEGDTLFMSHIRSEISTLQPATDETPFSELDDSGATTLTKNNEEALASDPSTLPYDTEITTLPFDTEITTEQTTAARPSTRRKSTATTAEASTDTPQSTDPDLNYNNDEDSIESTTLPFASSHTTEQFTVFHTTKTLIPATTTVTVTPVSAQTTKQNTFSASTKESFSTEPTKPLESNLAETQVFDTQTIPITIGAVVALLAILAGATLCFIRRRKKSRNPSGDNNEQFFIPNNHEEEHVNATFVEKGKDTIIGMYSETELETIYHYELQEKVFSSAAAEDGKDGEKPKCLGAAVKKVDPVSGYI
- the LOC136828915 gene encoding mucin-22-like isoform X3, with translation MGTEVGTEGGVPEEDDPSAEFLAQHGQRNLVFRQLDAGANTTKFPEVENYSQLHLVPGEEQEKGVGGKRVRKEAPSGNPASKNDARMSASSLSPTEPDGISYTRNLPGTGRPGSGGGKDAMQDDELLEGSTTEEFSGPFTDNPPPSTHFVNEITTEHVPTTDSSLGEEQGETTLLTSAGASNKPALTVLLATPAEFSALKSDEGDTLFMSHIRSEISTLQPATDETPFSELDDSGATTLTKNNEEALASDPSTLPYDTEITTLPFDTEITTEQTTAARPSTRRKSTATTAEASTDTPQSTDPDLNYNNDEDSIESTTLPFASSHTTEQFTVFHTTKTLIPATTTVTVTPVSAQTTKQNTFSASTKESFSTEPTKPLESNLAETQVFDTQTIPITIGAVVALLAILAGATLCFIRRRKKSRNPSGDNNEQFFIPNNHEEEHVNATFVEKGKDTIIGMYSETELETIYHYELQEKVFSSAAAEDGKDGEKPKCLGAAVKKVDPVSGYI
- the LOC136828915 gene encoding uncharacterized protein isoform X1, whose protein sequence is MVYDNPTPHHLFSFLKYSLVYDKPTDKTRQSNDRVLKVTTSYRMAACKGKYTNNVTDVTSPRWPPNGEMGTEVGTEGGVPEEDDPSAEFLAQHGQRNLVFRQLDAGANTTKFPEVENYSQLHLVPGEEQEKGVGGKRVRKEAPSGNPASKNDARMSASSLSPTEPDGISYTRNLPGTGRPGSGGGKDAMQDDELLEGSTTEEFSGPFTDNPPPSTHFVNEITTEHVPTTDSSLGEEQGETTLLTSAGASNKPALTVLLATPAEFSALKSDEGDTLFMSHIRSEISTLQPATDETPFSELDDSGATTLTKNNEEALASDPSTLPYDTEITTLPFDTEITTEQTTAARPSTRRKSTATTAEASTDTPQSTDPDLNYNNDEDSIESTTLPFASSHTTEQFTVFHTTKTLIPATTTVTVTPVSAQTTKQNTFSASTKESFSTEPTKPLESNLAETQVFDTQTIPITIGAVVALLAILAGATLCFIRRRKKSRNPSGDNNEQFFIPNNHEEEHVNATFVEKGKDTIIGMYSETELETIYHYELQEKVFSSAAAEDGKDGEKPKCLGAAVKKVDPVSGYI